TTCATGCTTGTTGAACAAAAATGGAAGGAAGATGTGTCCTTCTTCATCAGCATTCATAAAGGAGAGCCTAAGCGCCCCAAGAGTTCTTAAAATAAGAATTGATATTATTAGTTTTTCTGGCTTAAAGCGTGAGTGAATGCAGATCTCTTTTGCATCAagtctttattttcagataaTAAGGTTCATACAGTGGGTAGGGGTGTATGTGCTATTGTGAGGTGGGGGTTTAACTACCCACGACAAATACTCTGTCTTGACAGTGATAGAATATTTGAATATCGAAGCATCCAAAATTCCTATTCATAGTGTCATTACCGTCACTAACCGGCCTTCACACTGTCTTGTTCAGCTACGGAAACCATGGTGAACCCTGGCAGCAATGCGCAGCCACCCCCAGTAGGAGCGGGGTCTCTCTCCTGGAAAAGGTGTGCTGGCTGTGGAGGAAAGATTGCAGACCGCTTCCTCCTCTACGCTATGGACAGCTACTGGCACAGCCGGTGCCTCAAGTGTTCCTGTTGCCAGGCACAACTAGGGGAGATTGGCACATCCTGCTACACCAAAAGCGGCATGATCCTCTGTAGAAATGACTACATCAGGTAAGTCTGCGCCACAGTACTGTTACACTGGATGTTTACTATTGTTTACACAACTTGATTTTGAACTGGATACTCAGACATCCCTTGAGCAAGCAATAAGCTATCACCAGTTATGTAAGTGTCTGAAGTAAAAATGTTATGTCTAGCCCTCTCTGAATTTTCATGTAAAGTGAGATTTAAAGACGCATACATTCCTATTAAGTTGTTATACTTTTTATCTAAGACAAATCAACATTGCAATGGGTAATTCAGGCCAGGGTGTTTGTGGACATTTAGATACAATCTTCAGGTTGTGCAGTCCTTGATTATAATTCTCTAtcatatttttgacaaaaacTGTTTTGAATCCTTTCAGAATGAGATCTTTGTTCTCAAATTGTAGCCTTCTTCATGGGCCATAGGATGATGAAGTGGTGTTTCAGACatattaacaaaataacaaatccCATGCCATTGTTCAGTGGATACGGTAGTTAAAGACTGAGTCacacttgttttcattttagaaGACATTGAAAAACTGGTTTCACACCTCTTTCTTTCAACGCTAATGAAATTCTAAAAATCATAATTCCATGGACATGCTTGTATCAGGGAGCAAATTTAACCAAGAAAAAAggccatttaaaatattttttgaatattCCAGACACTGAAATAAGGATGGGTGACAGCATTCTTATTCAGCTAATGGGTGACAGCCTGATCATTTAACAATGTGACCTTATGAAGCCTTATacaagcattttaaaagtaGTATCTGCTGTATACAAGGAACAGACTAGGCTTTTTAGGAATAATCATTAAAAGCTGTATATTTGTCCTCTTATAATATCTGTAtggtttttatttctgcatgcaGATTTTGAGACAGTGGACATGTTTTAAGAGGCACACTCATTTTTGAATTCATTAGATTAAAACATAAAGAGGGCATTTAGTTATTTTGATAATGTTGCTTCTTTCTCTGGAGTCCAGCCTCAATCAGCTAAATTGAATCAAAAGCACATAGGTCAGGGAAAAAGAACTTCAAGGAAGGACATTTTActaaggagggaaaaaaacaaataatatattcTCTGAAGGCTAGACTTGTTAATAAGGACAATACGTTTAACCTTGGTTTTTTAGTTGAGACAAAGCGAAAACTGTATGTTGAGTTAATGCACAACAGGCGACAATGGCTAGAGTGTTTCAGTTTCATCAGGATTTcgttttacctttttttttttttttttttaaaccagtgtTTGTATGTTCAACTGCGGGTGAGATTATTGATTCTACCCTGAGCTGAAAACAAAGTACCAAATGATTCTCATTTCTTTTACTTGCACTGCATAATGTGCCTTGAAGAGTTCAAACTGACACACTACCCTGTAATGCAACCTGCACGGAGGAGCAGAAATTTTGAGACTGCCAGCACTTCCCATCAAAAGGATTAAGTCAATGGGGCGCTTCACTCGTAATGGGTCTACAACCTAATTAAAACTGGGAGGAAAAGTGGATACACCTTTCCACTTGTAATGAGAGCGTGGTCGGTAGAAGAATGGAGCTAAAACAACGCTCACAAGCCTGGTGATCTGGGTAGAGATAAAAACTGGTTGACAGTGAGTCCACACAATTAAAAGCTTTAATTAGTGgctcttccattttttttagtCCTGATGGGTTTTATCTAATGAGATCTGGTCCCTGGCTTGGATCTGCTCAGAATGACatgtctgaaatgaatgagaatccacatcacaaacaaaacatttaattaacaaaatTGGCTTTTGAAAGAGGGGGGGATTATTACAAGAGCCAGTTGCCTCCAGGGTTTAAAGGGACAGCCTCATTTTTGTAATGGATTATTAAATTGTCACCGTGGCATAAATGATAGAGAAATATCTCAGTCTTTTAGTAATCTGTTAATTCAGAGAATTTGCAGATTGATCAGGTATATAAACAACATGCATCGTATCtctaaatgaaaaatgcatatgaCCTAGGATAATACCATCTCCTGCAGATAAACCAGTAATGGCACATGCCACAGACATTATGCAGAAGACAATTGTTGTCATTCTTCATTGTGGTATAAAGCAGATGTCAGATATTGACAGACTTGTGTTAACTTTAAGGAACCAGTATACTACACACCAAATCTAAAGGAAATGTGTGGTTGTAttgccttgttttgttttaagaaagGGGGATTGTATGGGGGCTGTGAGAGGAACTCGGCAAGGGAATTAATTTAGGTAGTAATCATGTGGCTGCTAGATTCATGGAATGCGGCCCCTTTAATTGAATAGGCTAGGTAATTAAATGGCACTTTTCCAATACAACGTGCTAGGTAAATCTAATAGTTGGTTATTTAATATCACTTTGAAGTCTGCCCACTCAAGCGCTATGACAGCATAGGAGCATGTGAACTATTAGCGAGGAAAAAGCAGGATctcaaaaattaattaaattgcatGCAATTTAAGGGAAACGTTTATCTTGATTTGTCATAACAGAATTAATTCAAGGCCTCCAATTCACTTGGGGCAAGATCTGTTACTCTGAATTAACCAAGCATAATttggcacttttttttaaactcctcTAGCTCCccacctcctctttctccaaCGCAGTGCTTGCCATTATGCAGAGCCCCTCTTAAGTATCAATATCTCCTAGTGCTTTTAAGGGGCTTTGGCTGCTGTTTTACCGAGGCATCTTTAAtaacctgtgttttttttttttttacagtgtttaagGGTGTTATGAAAGACATGTCTGTTTATGGTACATGTGCCAGCATTTCTTCTTTCCCTGTCATAATTCTCATGCTGATTACTCTtgtttaaatatactgtatttcacatacactgtttgtgtaaaaataaGTCCCCACAGAAGATATTAGCATGAATGCTACGCAAAGCGCATAGCATGGTTACCTGGATCGTGTAGTCTGACCATTTCTCCTATGTTAGTGTTAAAATGAAGGCATTGTGACCCTTACGAAAAGCATGGCATGATGTTTGTGATGTATTATGTAGAATGTCTGTGTGGCTGAAATACAAAGGATACTACAAATCCACAAATCTTTCCGAAAGAAACTGAGACCAATTATGTCATCGCAATTAGAGTCTCCTGGCCTTAATTACTTCAGCCCAGGGTATCTCTCCCCAATGCAGGAGTTCAAGAGAAAAGAGCCCATTAGGCACCAAGCACAGACTGATAGCAATGTAATTGAGCACCTAAAGCCTTCAGCCttttaaatcaaatacaatCCTGGGCAGTCCCCTGGTTAAATAATTAACCTGGTATGTATAGATAACCACAATGAAATGAAGACCTGTGTGGTGAAGCCATCAAAGTGTGTTTACAGAGTATTGTATTACAGGACTTTATGCCAGGGAAattatttgttgaaaaaaaattaataatttgcTGTAATAAATAGTATGATTATAAACAACTGAATAATTCAAACACTTGTTATCAGTTGTGCTTTTATAATGATGTAAAGACAGTAAAAGTATGTACAGTAATGTGACACATGCTCCATGTCTTTGCAGTGCTTCATCATTTGAATGGTTTGCTTATTTGACATAAAGGACTTTtggaaatgtatacatttttcataattactgtgtatatatttgtgtcaCACAACAATGCTCTCAGCCTATTTTCCTGTATACAAATGTATAGAAATCATCTAAAATCTTGGCTTGTGGAAAAATAGATTGAGCTTACTGCAGCTGAGTCTGGTGTATAGCTgtcaaaaaggtttttttttttttttttttttttttggactttcCTGCCCTGGTCATTCCATTTTAGATACCAGGTGGTGATGTGTCGTGGATCTCAAGCTAATTAGTTTTGAAATGGGGTTTTGATTGAACCCTACAAATCGATGCCACAGCAAAATTTGTTTCTCAGGCTTCCTattaaaagccattttaggGGCAGTTTTACTACTCTCTCTGTCGTTCTGTCGATACATTTAATAACAACTTGCAGGCTATTTTCAATAAAGTGGTGACAGCAAATTAGTACTTGGAACATGTCAAGTCCTCTCCTTGGGGTCTAGATTTGAGAGATCTCTCCTGGTTGCAAGGAAGTGTAAAGAGGGGCAAGAGGATTGCTGTTGTATTTCAGTGTTAAGAGGAAATAAACATTCTGACATGGATGACAAGgattaaaacaagaaacagtCCCCTTTTCGTAGCCTCCTTGTGAGACTTGAATCTGTTGATGTTAggtattaaataatattaaacttAGAACTTCTTATCCCATTTGCCTTCATGATATTATGTACATGAAACATTCACATGACAACGTAGTACAATTTTATTAATTCCTGAAATCAGATATCTTGGTTTAAATACAAATAGAGTAATGCTATATCcctccactctcctcctccacctttTTCTCAAGCATGTCAGATGCTGTGGTCTTATTTGATTGCATAGGAAGAGTGCGGTGATAGAGAAAACACCCAGTGAGATATGATGACAAATGGATCCAGATCCCAGTAAATTACTTTCTGCTCAAATCgaaatttcattcagtttgttgCTAGCAGAGATGAAGTAATCTAAATTGTGGACTCAAAAGCAGATAGAGGGAAGTTGGAGCAAGCATTTCATTatcaagagggagagagaaggttAGGATGAAAGAGATGAGCAGAAGCAAATCTAAAGTGTTGACATCGTGATTGAAAAGGTTAACCCATGCACATTATATATCAACCTGGATAGCAGAGTTTTTCTAATGGAAACGCTGCCCTGCCAGAGCCCGTGCTTGAGTTTTATTGGCAAAAGCACTATGTCTCTCTAGATGTACAATCAAATCTTCTTAGTTTTCTGATTGCTTATGTTCCAGGTTATTATTGGTATGCAAAATATACAGATTGATCAGGTatataaacaaaatgatttttttttatataccttTAATACCTTGTTTCAGTGGCAAAGCTTAGAGATACAGAATGTAATTTgttccttttattatttttgcagtatGAAATATTTCCAACTCACAGTTGTTTTCTACATTGCAATTTCCATATATAGGCTTAAGATAGACCTCATTAAAGCCAAGCTAATTGTATGAGTGATGGAACTGTGGAGTCTGACGCTATGACTGTGTTTGTTGTGTATACAAGGCCATGTCCATTTGTATGCTGTTGTGAAAcatttatgtatacatacataggTCATATTGCATGTACACAGTATAAATATAGTTTACAGTATCCCCTTGAGCCTAGACAACCGATGGATACCGAATGGATTACAGTGATATGTGTTGCAGAAAAACTTCAGCATTCAAAACCACCACATTGTGTAAATTCAAACAACATATTACATACAAGGTAAAACAAGCAGTTTGAGTCCCATTCACATTATTTGGACAATTGACAGGGATATTTGCAAATCACTGTTGTAGTTATGTTGTTATTAACATTCTCTGTTCTCACGTGCAGGTTATTTGGGAATAGTGGAGCATGCAGCGCGTGTGGTCAGTCCATCCCAGCCAGC
The nucleotide sequence above comes from Megalops cyprinoides isolate fMegCyp1 chromosome 2, fMegCyp1.pri, whole genome shotgun sequence. Encoded proteins:
- the LOC118772953 gene encoding LIM domain transcription factor LMO4 isoform X2; amino-acid sequence: MVNPGSNAQPPPVGAGSLSWKRCAGCGGKIADRFLLYAMDSYWHSRCLKCSCCQAQLGEIGTSCYTKSGMILCRNDYIRLFGNSGACSACGQSIPASELVMRAQGNVYHLKCFTCSTCRNRLVPGDRFHYINGSLFCEHDRPAALINGHLNSLQTNPLLPDQKVC
- the LOC118772953 gene encoding LIM domain transcription factor LMO4 isoform X1 codes for the protein MVNPGSNAQPPPVGAGSLSWKRCAGCGGKIADRFLLYAMDSYWHSRCLKCSCCQAQLGEIGTSCYTKSGMILCRNDYIRLFGNSGACSACGQSIPASELVMRAQGNVYHLKVHGMISAGAGCEECLFSLSQCFTCSTCRNRLVPGDRFHYINGSLFCEHDRPAALINGHLNSLQTNPLLPDQKVC